A genomic segment from Bradyrhizobium sp. ISRA430 encodes:
- the hemH gene encoding ferrochelatase — protein sequence MTTVVPIETAKPAVQASLPRVGVLLINLGTPDTADAPGVRVYLKEFLSDPRVIEDQGLIWQLVLNGIILRRRPRTKALDYQKIWNNEKNESPLKTITRSQSDKLAAALSDRGHIVVDWAMRYGNPSIRSGIEALIARGCDRILAVPLYPQYSASTSATVCDEVFRVLSCLRAQPTLRVTPPYYEDEAYIEALATSIEAHLATLPFKPELIVASFHGMPKAYVDKGDPYQEHCVATTEALRRRLGMDASKLLLTFQSRFGNDEWLQPYTDKTMERLAKEGVRRIAVVTPGFAADCLETLEEIAQENAEIFKHNGGEHFAAIPCLNDSEPGMDVIRTLVLRELQGWI from the coding sequence ATGACGACCGTTGTCCCCATCGAGACCGCGAAGCCCGCCGTGCAAGCCAGCCTGCCACGCGTCGGCGTGCTCCTGATCAATCTCGGCACGCCCGATACGGCCGACGCGCCCGGCGTGCGGGTCTACCTGAAGGAATTCCTTTCGGATCCCCGCGTCATCGAGGACCAGGGCCTGATCTGGCAGCTCGTGCTGAATGGCATCATCCTGCGCCGCCGGCCGCGCACCAAGGCGCTCGACTACCAGAAGATCTGGAACAACGAGAAGAACGAGTCGCCGCTGAAGACGATCACGCGATCGCAGAGCGACAAGCTCGCAGCCGCGCTGTCGGACCGCGGGCATATCGTTGTCGATTGGGCGATGCGCTACGGCAATCCCTCGATCCGCTCCGGCATCGAGGCGCTGATCGCCAGGGGATGCGACCGCATCCTCGCCGTGCCGCTCTATCCGCAATATTCAGCCTCGACGTCGGCGACCGTGTGCGACGAGGTGTTCCGCGTGCTCTCCTGCCTGCGTGCGCAGCCGACGCTGCGGGTGACGCCGCCATACTATGAGGACGAGGCCTATATCGAGGCGCTCGCGACCTCGATCGAGGCGCATCTGGCCACGCTGCCGTTCAAGCCGGAGTTGATCGTCGCCTCCTTTCACGGCATGCCGAAAGCCTACGTCGACAAGGGCGATCCCTACCAGGAGCATTGCGTCGCCACGACCGAAGCGCTGCGCCGCCGGCTCGGGATGGACGCGTCAAAACTGCTGCTCACCTTCCAGTCGCGCTTCGGCAATGACGAGTGGCTGCAGCCCTACACCGACAAGACGATGGAGCGTCTTGCCAAGGAGGGCGTGCGCCGCATCGCGGTGGTGACGCCGGGCTTTGCCGCCGACTGCCTGGAGACGCTGGAGGAGATCGCGCAGGAGAACGCCGAGATCTTCAAGCACAATGGCGGCGAGCACTTTGCCGCGATCCCCTGCCTCAACGACAGCGAGCCCGGCATGGACGTGATCCGCACCCTGGTGCTGCGCGAGTTGCAAGGCTGGATCTGA
- a CDS encoding ABC transporter substrate-binding protein — translation MNRREILGILGTITALPRAALAQQPGVTRRLGVLSVTAEDDAAGRTRSAILVEALAAHGWKEQANLKIDWRSGGGDRQRIARLADELVALKPDILLAVGTPSVEELHSRTATTPIVFAVVTDPVSQGFVKNLAHPGGNITGFTDYDAPMAGKWLEMLSQIKPKVARVFVVYNPATAPFAGLMLQTIEDAARALRVAVEAAPVHDDTSIAALASRKDGGLLVLPDFFTMANRARLLAAITEARTPAVFWSSTFVEEGGLMSYSTDSAEQVRRAASYIDRILRGAQPADLPVQNPTKFELAFNLKTAKAIGVTIPAHLLATANDVIE, via the coding sequence ATGAACCGCCGCGAGATTCTCGGCATCCTCGGGACGATCACAGCGCTGCCGCGCGCGGCGCTGGCGCAGCAGCCGGGCGTGACGCGCCGGCTGGGAGTGCTCTCGGTCACGGCGGAAGATGACGCGGCCGGACGGACGCGCAGCGCCATCCTGGTCGAGGCGCTGGCCGCCCATGGCTGGAAGGAGCAGGCCAACTTAAAGATCGACTGGCGCAGCGGCGGCGGCGATAGGCAGCGGATCGCGCGGCTCGCCGACGAGCTGGTCGCGCTCAAGCCCGACATCCTGCTCGCGGTCGGCACGCCCTCGGTCGAAGAGCTGCACAGCCGCACGGCGACGACGCCGATCGTGTTTGCCGTGGTCACCGACCCGGTCAGCCAGGGCTTCGTCAAGAATCTCGCGCATCCCGGCGGCAACATTACCGGCTTTACCGACTATGATGCCCCGATGGCCGGCAAATGGCTGGAGATGCTCTCGCAGATCAAGCCAAAGGTCGCTCGCGTCTTTGTCGTCTACAATCCCGCCACCGCGCCGTTCGCCGGCCTGATGTTGCAGACGATCGAGGACGCTGCGCGTGCGCTTCGCGTCGCGGTCGAGGCCGCGCCGGTGCATGATGACACCTCGATCGCTGCGCTGGCCTCGCGCAAGGATGGCGGCCTGTTGGTGCTGCCGGACTTCTTCACCATGGCCAACCGCGCGCGTCTGCTCGCGGCGATCACCGAGGCACGCACGCCTGCGGTGTTCTGGAGCAGCACCTTCGTCGAGGAGGGCGGCCTGATGTCCTACAGCACCGACAGCGCCGAGCAGGTGCGCCGTGCCGCATCCTATATCGATCGCATCCTCAGGGGCGCGCAGCCCGCCGACCTTCCGGTGCAGAATCCCACCAAGTTCGAGCTCGCATTCAACCTGAAGACGGCCAAGGCAATCGGCGTCACCATCCCCGCCCACCTGCTCGCCACCGCAAACGACGTCATCGAATAA
- a CDS encoding SPFH domain-containing protein, with protein MSGFDIFAIVLVLLVIVTLVAGVKTVPQGYDWTIERFGKYTQTLSPGLNLIVPYFDRVGRKINMMEQVINIPEQEVITKDNATVTVDGVAFFQVFDAAKASYEVANLTQAITVLTMTNIRSVMGSMDLDQVLSHRDEINERLLRVVDAAVSPWGVKVNRIEIKDIVPPADLVEAMGRQMKAERVKRADILAAEGQRQSEILRAEGAKQGQILQAEGRREAAFRDAEARERLAEAEAKATQAVSEAIAKGDVAALNYFIADKYIKAFGQFAEAPNQKIIMLPMEAVSLLGSLAGIGEIAKATFGESAASAVAAARRGGSVPTSGPTPPSVPPQ; from the coding sequence ATGAGCGGTTTCGATATTTTCGCGATTGTTCTGGTGTTGCTTGTCATCGTCACGCTGGTTGCAGGCGTGAAGACAGTGCCGCAAGGCTACGACTGGACCATAGAGCGGTTCGGAAAATACACCCAGACCCTGAGCCCCGGGCTCAATCTGATCGTGCCCTATTTCGATCGCGTCGGACGCAAGATCAACATGATGGAGCAGGTGATCAACATCCCCGAGCAGGAGGTGATCACCAAGGACAACGCCACCGTGACTGTGGACGGCGTCGCCTTCTTCCAGGTGTTCGATGCCGCGAAGGCGAGCTATGAGGTTGCCAACCTCACCCAGGCGATCACGGTCCTGACCATGACCAACATCCGCTCGGTGATGGGCTCGATGGATCTCGACCAGGTGCTGTCGCATCGCGACGAGATCAACGAGCGCTTGTTGCGCGTCGTCGACGCAGCGGTCTCGCCCTGGGGCGTCAAGGTCAACCGCATCGAGATCAAGGACATCGTGCCGCCGGCCGACCTCGTCGAGGCGATGGGCCGGCAGATGAAGGCCGAGCGCGTCAAGCGCGCCGACATTCTGGCCGCCGAAGGCCAGCGCCAGTCCGAGATTTTGCGCGCCGAGGGCGCCAAGCAGGGGCAGATCCTTCAGGCCGAAGGCCGCCGCGAGGCCGCCTTCCGCGATGCCGAGGCGCGCGAGCGTCTCGCCGAAGCCGAGGCCAAGGCGACCCAGGCGGTGTCGGAAGCCATCGCCAAGGGCGACGTTGCCGCGTTGAACTATTTCATCGCCGACAAATATATAAAGGCGTTCGGCCAGTTCGCGGAGGCGCCGAACCAGAAGATCATCATGCTGCCGATGGAGGCCGTGAGCTTGCTCGGCTCGCTCGCCGGCATCGGCGAGATCGCGAAGGCGACTTTCGGCGAAAGTGCCGCCTCCGCTGTCGCGGCCGCCCGCCGCGGCGGCTCGGTGCCGACGTCGGGACCAACGCCGCCTTCGGTGCCGCCGCAGTAA
- a CDS encoding NfeD family protein — protein sequence MTDMFVSLGTWNWLIFGFVLMALEVVAPGVFLFWLGLAALLVGLVSFAFHPSWQTQLVMFAVFAAAAVPVWRRLARPKMDASASPFLNKRTEALLGREFTLEKPIIDGSGTVRIGDTIWRVAGPDTPAGTKVRVVQVDGANLTVAAT from the coding sequence ATGACCGACATGTTCGTTTCGCTCGGCACCTGGAATTGGCTGATCTTCGGCTTCGTCCTGATGGCGCTGGAGGTGGTCGCGCCGGGCGTGTTCCTGTTCTGGCTCGGCCTTGCGGCGCTGCTGGTCGGCCTCGTCTCGTTTGCCTTTCATCCGTCCTGGCAGACGCAGCTCGTGATGTTTGCGGTGTTCGCCGCAGCGGCCGTGCCGGTGTGGCGCCGCCTCGCCCGGCCGAAGATGGATGCAAGCGCGAGCCCCTTCCTGAACAAGCGCACCGAGGCGCTGTTGGGCCGCGAGTTCACGCTGGAAAAGCCGATCATCGATGGCTCCGGCACCGTCCGCATCGGCGACACCATCTGGCGCGTCGCTGGCCCGGATACACCAGCCGGCACCAAGGTGAGGGTGGTGCAGGTCGATGGTGCGAATCTGACCGTGGCCGCGACGTAG
- a CDS encoding helix-turn-helix domain-containing protein, translating to MTKQSASGERRVRGSRTGRPIMALLDLLGRRWSLRILWELRWKPLTSRALRAACDEASPTVLQARLSELREAGFVELGEAGGYGLTPLGRELCETFLPLHRFAERWRK from the coding sequence ATGACGAAGCAGTCAGCATCAGGGGAGCGCCGCGTGCGCGGCTCGCGCACGGGCCGGCCGATCATGGCGCTGCTCGACCTCTTGGGCCGGCGCTGGAGCCTGCGGATCTTGTGGGAATTGCGATGGAAGCCCCTCACCTCGCGCGCGCTGCGCGCGGCTTGCGACGAGGCCTCGCCCACGGTGCTGCAGGCGCGTTTAAGCGAATTGCGCGAGGCGGGATTCGTGGAGCTCGGTGAAGCCGGCGGCTACGGCCTGACGCCGCTCGGACGCGAGCTGTGCGAGACGTTCCTGCCGCTGCACCGGTTTGCGGAGAGGTGGAGGAAATAG
- a CDS encoding carboxymuconolactone decarboxylase family protein: MSSAMPRIAPLEAPYAPEIQAQFDRIMRGAPPLMLFRVMAGYTRAWDKFRAGGLLDPGPLSLRQRELVIDRTCALTRCEYEWGVHVAIFAGPAGLTAEEVRATVLGDTASPCWSPAEQALIAAVDALHHHATLDDAEFAALSAHYDEAQILEVILLCGFYRTVSYLANGLRLPLEEKAARFPQV; this comes from the coding sequence ATGTCATCCGCGATGCCGCGCATCGCGCCGCTTGAGGCGCCTTATGCCCCGGAGATCCAGGCGCAGTTCGACCGCATCATGCGCGGTGCGCCGCCGCTGATGCTGTTCAGGGTGATGGCGGGCTACACCCGCGCCTGGGACAAGTTTCGCGCCGGCGGCCTGCTCGATCCCGGGCCGCTCTCCTTGCGCCAGCGCGAGCTCGTCATCGACCGCACCTGCGCGCTGACCAGATGCGAATATGAGTGGGGCGTGCACGTCGCGATTTTTGCCGGGCCGGCCGGGCTCACGGCCGAGGAAGTCCGCGCCACCGTGCTGGGCGACACCGCTTCGCCCTGCTGGTCGCCGGCCGAGCAGGCGCTGATCGCGGCCGTCGACGCGCTGCATCACCACGCAACGCTCGACGATGCGGAGTTCGCGGCGCTATCGGCGCATTATGACGAGGCGCAGATTTTGGAGGTCATCCTGCTGTGCGGCTTCTACCGCACGGTGTCGTATCTCGCGAACGGCCTGCGGCTGCCGCTGGAAGAGAAGGCGGCAAGGTTTCCGCAGGTCTAA
- a CDS encoding KpsF/GutQ family sugar-phosphate isomerase produces the protein MPSSKPLMTASSGPLPASIESALRTLETESGGINALAAALKGPLGASFAAAVELIRQAKGRVIVTGLGKSGHMGRKIAATLASTGTPAFFVHAAEAGHGDLGMITADDVIMALSWSGEQPEMKNIVNYSARFAIPMIAVTSNPASSLGQAADIVIELPKAREACPHNLAPTTSTLMQAAIGDALAIALLEGRGFTALEFAHFHPGGKLGAMLKFVRDYMRTGAEIPVKAIGTKMSEAVVEMSAKGLGCVCIVDEANEIAGIITDGDLRRHMRPDLLTASVDDIMTKQPKTVPPSMLATEMLEVLNARKITTLIVAEANKVVGIVHLHDLLRAGVA, from the coding sequence ATGCCGAGCTCGAAACCGCTGATGACCGCATCATCCGGCCCCCTACCCGCCAGTATCGAATCCGCGCTCCGCACGCTGGAGACGGAGAGCGGCGGCATCAACGCGCTGGCCGCGGCGCTGAAGGGACCACTGGGCGCAAGCTTCGCAGCAGCAGTCGAGCTGATCCGGCAGGCCAAGGGCCGCGTCATCGTCACCGGGCTCGGCAAGTCCGGCCACATGGGGCGCAAGATCGCGGCAACGCTGGCCTCGACCGGCACGCCGGCGTTCTTCGTGCACGCGGCCGAAGCCGGCCATGGCGACCTCGGCATGATCACCGCGGACGACGTCATCATGGCGCTGTCCTGGTCCGGCGAACAGCCGGAGATGAAGAACATCGTGAACTATTCGGCGCGCTTCGCCATTCCGATGATCGCGGTGACCTCGAACCCCGCCTCTTCGCTGGGCCAGGCCGCCGACATCGTGATCGAGCTGCCGAAAGCGCGCGAGGCCTGCCCGCACAATCTGGCGCCGACCACCTCGACGCTGATGCAGGCCGCGATCGGCGATGCGCTCGCGATCGCGCTGCTCGAGGGTCGCGGCTTCACAGCGCTCGAATTCGCGCATTTCCACCCCGGCGGCAAGCTCGGGGCGATGCTGAAATTCGTCCGCGACTACATGCGCACTGGCGCGGAGATCCCGGTGAAGGCGATCGGCACCAAGATGTCGGAGGCGGTCGTCGAGATGTCGGCCAAGGGCTTGGGGTGCGTCTGCATCGTCGATGAGGCGAACGAGATCGCGGGCATCATCACCGACGGCGACCTGCGCCGTCACATGCGGCCTGATCTTCTGACGGCGTCGGTCGACGACATCATGACGAAGCAGCCGAAGACCGTGCCGCCCTCCATGCTCGCCACCGAGATGCTGGAGGTGCTGAACGCGCGCAAGATCACGACGCTGATCGTGGCCGAGGCGAACAAGGTGGTCGGCATCGTGCACTTGCACGATCTCTTGCGGGCGGGGGTGGCGTAA
- a CDS encoding outer membrane beta-barrel protein: MRSPPGRGRSRRAHLFRAALPCLLLTALESAPAVAQSLTPDLFNPTRGGFVSPDTLPTRRTAGVVQAPSDALPALPDPNADPRMSRQTPATSRVGQVPTYGLPAANGASGSGYDSLNRKRQQPKLYPGQPKPKRSPGPGTPAPAAAPDTSLGPPRIAPPPSETAHKTPTPPAMAGTVPGQPLRRRLKADDDLFGAVGDYAGSFLIKGALELSGGYDTNPARLNKPVGSPVYVVAPELLVISDWERHALVADLRGSFSGYGNQMPATIDGLASPSPVDIDRPDFTGHVDGRVDVDRDLKLTSQLRLRIATDNPGSPNVQAGLQKYPIYASYGGTFGFDQTFNRLQVAAGATVDRTAYTNSQLTDGTVSSNDDRDFNQYGGVGRISYELKPGLKPFVEVEGDSRVHDLSPDRNGYFRDSSGGYAKIGSSFELSRILTGEISVGYAARNYVDPRLSQLSGFLTAGSLIWNASGLTTVKFFTDTQIAETTVAGSSGVLVRTYSTEVDHDFRRWLTAVGKFTYGTYDYQGQNRNDKTYSLEGDLIYKLNRSVWIKGTLRHDILDSNQPGSSSQGTVAMLGVRLQN, from the coding sequence GTGAGGTCGCCTCCAGGTAGAGGCCGGAGCCGTCGCGCGCATCTCTTTCGCGCCGCTTTGCCATGCCTGCTCTTGACCGCGTTGGAAAGCGCTCCCGCGGTCGCCCAGAGCCTCACGCCCGACCTGTTCAATCCTACCCGCGGCGGCTTTGTCTCGCCTGACACGCTGCCAACGCGCCGCACGGCCGGTGTCGTCCAAGCGCCCTCGGACGCGTTGCCGGCGCTGCCCGATCCCAACGCCGATCCACGCATGAGCCGGCAGACGCCGGCAACCTCGCGCGTCGGTCAAGTTCCGACCTATGGGCTGCCCGCGGCCAATGGCGCGAGTGGCTCGGGCTACGACTCCCTCAACCGCAAACGGCAGCAGCCAAAACTCTATCCCGGACAGCCGAAGCCGAAGCGCTCGCCCGGGCCCGGCACGCCGGCGCCCGCTGCTGCACCGGACACGAGCCTCGGCCCGCCGCGCATCGCGCCGCCGCCATCCGAGACCGCACACAAGACGCCGACACCGCCGGCAATGGCCGGCACCGTGCCCGGTCAGCCGCTGCGCCGCCGCCTCAAGGCCGATGACGATCTGTTCGGCGCGGTGGGCGACTATGCCGGCAGCTTCCTGATCAAGGGCGCACTCGAGCTCTCCGGCGGCTACGACACCAATCCGGCGCGCCTCAACAAGCCGGTCGGCTCGCCGGTCTATGTGGTCGCGCCCGAACTGCTCGTGATCTCCGACTGGGAGCGGCACGCGCTGGTCGCCGATCTGCGCGGCTCCTTCTCGGGCTATGGCAATCAGATGCCGGCGACGATCGACGGACTTGCCTCGCCGTCGCCGGTCGACATTGACCGCCCCGATTTCACCGGCCATGTCGACGGCCGGGTCGATGTCGACCGCGATCTCAAGCTGACCTCGCAGCTCCGCCTGCGGATCGCCACCGACAACCCCGGCAGCCCGAACGTGCAGGCGGGCTTACAGAAATATCCGATCTACGCCAGCTATGGCGGCACCTTCGGCTTCGACCAGACCTTCAACCGCCTCCAGGTCGCCGCCGGCGCCACCGTCGACCGTACCGCCTATACGAACTCCCAGCTCACCGACGGCACGGTGTCGAGCAACGACGACCGCGACTTCAACCAGTATGGCGGCGTCGGGCGCATCTCCTATGAGCTCAAGCCGGGCCTCAAGCCGTTCGTCGAGGTCGAGGGCGACAGTCGCGTGCATGACCTGTCGCCGGACCGCAATGGCTACTTCCGAGATTCGTCCGGCGGCTACGCCAAGATCGGCTCGTCCTTCGAGCTCAGCCGCATCCTCACCGGCGAGATCTCGGTCGGCTATGCCGCACGCAACTATGTCGACCCGCGCCTCAGCCAGCTCTCGGGCTTCTTGACCGCGGGCTCGCTGATCTGGAACGCGAGCGGCCTGACCACCGTGAAATTCTTCACCGACACGCAGATCGCCGAGACCACGGTCGCCGGGTCGTCTGGAGTCCTGGTGCGCACCTACTCGACCGAGGTCGATCACGACTTCCGCCGCTGGCTCACCGCGGTCGGCAAGTTCACCTACGGCACCTACGACTACCAGGGCCAGAACCGCAACGACAAGACCTACTCACTCGAAGGCGACCTGATCTACAAGCTCAACCGCAGTGTCTGGATCAAGGGCACGCTGCGGCACGACATCCTGGATTCGAACCAGCCGGGGTCGAGCTCGCAAGGCACGGTGGCGATGCTGGGGGTGAGGCTGCAGAATTGA
- a CDS encoding glutamate synthase subunit beta: protein MGKVTGFLEIERHDRKYTSVAERLKHFKEFVVPLSERELRDQAARCMNCGIPYCHGTGSVAPGTPGCPVNNQIPDWNDLVYQDNWEEASRNLHSTNNFPEFTGRICPAPCEASCTLNIDDNPVTIKTIECAIVDRAWDNGWLKPEVAAEKTGKKVAVIGSGPAGMACAQQLARAGHDVHVYEKYAKAGGLLRYGIPDFKMEKGVIDRRVQQMEAEGVTFHYNSHVGADGSVDPREMLNDYDAIALTGGAEAPRDLPIPGRELSGIHYAMDFLPQQNRRVSNEPLNGVTEILAGGKHVVVIGGGDTGSDCIGTSLRQGALSVTQLEIMPAPPERENKGLTWPNWPLKMRTSSSQAEGAIREYAVLTQKFSGENGKVKKLHCVRVDDKFKPIAGTEFELDAELILLAMGFVHPVHEGLLKLLSVDLDPRGNVKANTLDYQTSRPNVFSAGDMRRGQSLVVWAIREGRLCARSIDTFLMGKTDLPR, encoded by the coding sequence ATGGGCAAGGTCACGGGTTTTCTCGAAATCGAACGGCACGATCGCAAGTACACGTCGGTCGCCGAGCGCTTGAAGCACTTCAAGGAATTCGTCGTCCCGCTCAGCGAGCGTGAGCTGCGGGACCAGGCCGCGCGCTGCATGAATTGCGGCATCCCCTACTGCCACGGCACCGGCTCGGTCGCGCCCGGCACGCCCGGCTGCCCAGTCAACAACCAGATCCCCGACTGGAACGATCTGGTCTATCAGGACAATTGGGAAGAGGCCTCGCGCAACCTGCACTCGACCAACAATTTCCCGGAGTTCACGGGCCGCATTTGCCCGGCGCCGTGCGAGGCGTCCTGCACGCTCAACATTGACGACAATCCCGTCACCATCAAGACCATCGAATGCGCGATCGTCGACCGCGCCTGGGACAATGGCTGGCTGAAGCCGGAGGTCGCCGCGGAGAAGACCGGCAAGAAGGTCGCCGTGATCGGCTCGGGTCCGGCCGGCATGGCCTGCGCGCAGCAGCTCGCGCGCGCCGGCCACGACGTCCATGTCTACGAGAAGTACGCCAAGGCTGGTGGCCTGCTCCGCTACGGCATTCCCGACTTCAAGATGGAAAAGGGCGTCATCGACCGTCGCGTCCAGCAGATGGAGGCGGAAGGCGTCACCTTCCACTACAACAGCCATGTCGGCGCTGACGGCAGCGTCGATCCGCGCGAGATGCTCAACGACTACGACGCGATCGCGCTGACCGGCGGCGCGGAGGCCCCGCGCGACCTGCCGATCCCCGGCCGCGAGCTCTCCGGTATCCATTACGCGATGGACTTCCTGCCGCAGCAGAACCGCCGCGTCTCCAATGAGCCGCTGAATGGCGTCACCGAGATCCTCGCCGGCGGCAAGCATGTCGTCGTCATCGGCGGCGGCGACACCGGCAGCGACTGCATCGGCACCTCGCTGCGCCAGGGCGCGCTCTCCGTGACCCAGCTCGAGATCATGCCAGCCCCGCCCGAGCGCGAGAACAAGGGCCTGACCTGGCCGAACTGGCCGCTGAAGATGCGCACCTCCTCCAGCCAGGCCGAAGGCGCGATCCGTGAATACGCCGTGCTGACGCAGAAATTTTCCGGCGAGAACGGCAAGGTCAAGAAGCTGCACTGCGTGCGCGTCGACGACAAGTTCAAGCCGATTGCCGGCACCGAGTTCGAGCTCGACGCCGAGCTCATCCTGCTCGCGATGGGTTTCGTGCACCCCGTGCACGAGGGTCTTTTGAAGCTGCTCTCGGTCGACCTCGACCCGCGCGGCAACGTCAAGGCCAACACGCTGGACTACCAGACCTCGCGTCCGAACGTGTTTTCGGCAGGCGACATGCGCCGCGGCCAGTCGCTGGTCGTCTGGGCCATCCGCGAAGGCCGCCTGTGCGCGCGGTCGATCGACACGTTCCTGATGGGGAAGACGGATCTGCCGCGGTAG